A single region of the Penaeus monodon isolate SGIC_2016 chromosome 18, NSTDA_Pmon_1, whole genome shotgun sequence genome encodes:
- the LOC119584749 gene encoding facilitated trehalose transporter Tret1-like produces MLVLSATNLLTEMMFGWTLVLPKIEEDTSKFMVAEDDVSWLVSLPFILIPTFSLLAGTLAEYIGPQRLLVIAMFPVAGFWLLLAFGPYLWLLYLGRALLATSAAVVFTILNPLLAELYPARCRGLAGIFPKVVGCAGMLLSYLLAYFLSWDMATAISAAPFLPLPFMLLFVPESPYWLVRKKKLDAAEKSLKLILQRDSDVVEELNAIRNTTNPDQSEVKNLLKELRKTHNAIPVVLLITLFMLREFGGRGPVFNYTVYMFRKAGMQLDVFFCTVFVGVTRLVSTCVSACTLDLVGRKTLLVGTSLICAISEGVLGIFLFLEIEEPTWVPLACVIAFVIGYGLGLGTIPGVLVGELLPSPVRSLGSAVVIFSSFLAHFAVNFVFLKMVASLGLGLMLFVFGGANLAVVPLVWFFIPETKGRTLQDIEKAFVLKRKQQGQDNSAFEMPSNA; encoded by the exons ATGTTGGTTCTAAGTGCTACAAATCTCCTTACGGAGATGATGTTTGGCTGGACTTTGGTCTTGCCAAAGATCGAAGAAGACACCAGCAAGTTCATGGTGGCTGAGGACGACGTGTCGTGGCTTG TATCTCTGCCGTTCATACTGATCCCCACATTCTCCCTGCTGGCTGGCACTCTAGCAGAATACATCGGTCCGCAACGTCTGCTTGTCATTGCGATGTTTCCCGTGGCCGGGTTCTGGCTCCTGCTGGCCTTCGGTCCCTATCTGTGGCTCCTGTACCTTGGTAGAGCTCTACTTGCGACCAGTGCAGCGGTGGTGTTTACGATACTGAATCCTTTGCTTGCCGAATTATATCCTGCCAGGTGTCGGGGTCTAGCCGGGATATTTCCTAAAGTAGTTGGCTGTGCAGGAATGCTGTTATCTTACCTGCTGGCTTACTTTTTGTCTTGGGACATGGCTACTGCTATTTCTGCTGCTCCTTTCCTGCCCTTGCCCTTTATGCTGCTGTTTGTACCTGAG TCCCCATACTGGTTGGTGAGGAAGAAAAAGTTGGACGCAGCAGAGAAATCTTTAAAACTTATTTTGCAACGAGACAGCGATGTGGTCGAAGAACTGAATGCAATTAGGAACACCACGAATCCCGATCAGAGTGAGGTCAAGAACCTG TTGAAAGAGCTTCGAAAAACCCACAACGCCATTCCAGTTGTGTTGCTAATCACTCTGTTTATGTTGAGAGAATTCGGTGGTAGGGGGCCAGTATTCAACTACACTGTGTACATGTTCCGCAAGGCTGGGATGCAACTGGATGTTTTCTTTTGCACTGTGTTTGTCGGTGTTACTCGCCTTGTAAGCACATGCGTGTCTGCTTGCACGTTAGACCTGGTGGGTCGCAAAACCCTCCTTGTGGGGACATCATTGATATGTGCCATTTCTGAGGGTGTTCTTGGAATCTTCCTCTTCCTAGAGATAGAAGAGCCCACATGGGTGCCTCTGGCATGTGTGATAGCGTTCGTAATTGGTTACGGGCTAGGTCTTGGAACCATTCCTGGGGTCTTAGTTGGTGAGCTTTTGCCATCACCCGTCAGGTCTCTTGGATCTGCAGTGGTCATATTTAGTAGTTTTCTTGCACACTTCGCTGTAAATTTCGTGTTTCTGAAGATGGTGGCATCTCTTGGCCTTGGTCTGATGCTGTTTGTGTTTGGAGGAGCAAATCTGGCTGTTGTTCCACTAGTATGGTTCTTCATTCCCGAAACGAAAGGCCGAACGTTGCAGGACATAGAAAAGGCCTTTGTGCTCAAGAGAAAACAACAAGGTCAAGATAACTCTGCATTTGAGATGCCATCAAATGCATAG